A window of Seriola aureovittata isolate HTS-2021-v1 ecotype China chromosome 17, ASM2101889v1, whole genome shotgun sequence genomic DNA:
GGCTGGTACTGCTTCAACAAGGAGAACTGTGATAGCCGATATGACACCATGAGGAGACTGATGAGCTCATCCAAGTGGCCCCAAACTAAAACAGGTCAGCCTCAGCAAGTCTGAATAGTTCACTACACTCCCATCTGTGGCCTGTAGCAAAACcctaaccccccaccccaccttgACGTGGTGAAAAGAGTACCCAGATCCTACTGTAATGTCTCAGAAATTAAAAAGATCTGACGTATCTGTGCTCATCTGGAGTGTTATTGAGACTGACACCTGGTCATATAGCTGTGGTGTGGGGTTACCTGGCGCCCATCGCTGTAGGAACAGAGACGCCTCCCTCTCTCATTGCAGTGTAATAACTGTAATCCATGTggtaatgatgatgaggaagaagaggatgtGCCTGGGAGTGCCAGGATGGCTAATGATACATGTTGATCTGTCTCTGTAGGCACGGGGATCCTGTCTCCACTGCCTGAGGAAAACCCTCACTGGTGGAATGCCAACATGGTGTAAGTTGACTCGTGTTTTTGTGCTTATTGACACACCGTTTTTAATCATAGGTGGCAACTTTAACTGTATGTTGGTTGTGCAGGTTCATCCCCTACTGCTCCAGCGATGTGTGGAGTGGCGCTACAGCCAAAACAGAGCAAAGTAAGAAATGACTGAAAGATCAAATTTCATGTCTATCGTTATTGCTGAGTGCTATTTTACAACTCCGCTCTCTTTGTCTTATGCGTAGATGGCTATGCCTTCATGGGCTCACTGATTATTCAGGAGGTTGTGAAGGACCTGCTGAATAAGGGTCTGGACAATGCCAAGGTCCTCCTATTAGCAGGAAGCAGGTATGTTAtgatttgaaattcaaaatCTTCTACATTTCATTCCCATATATTTATAGGtaacaatatgaaaatgtcatatttctgTGTGCAGTGCGGGTGGTACTGGGGTCCTGCTGAACGTGGACCGGGTGACAGAACAGCTGGAGGGACTCGGGCACACTGGGATACAAGTTCGTGGTCTGTCTGATTCTGGCTGGTTTCTGGACAACAAGCAGTACCACTGCACCGACTGTGTGGACACTGTCAGCTGTGCCCCCACAGAGACCATCAAGAGAGGCATCAAGTGAGGAAGCCAACGAATATtatcataaaatgttaaaagtcAAGTTTTGTGGTTGTATTTTAGCCAGCTGATGAGATCATCAGGTTGCTAGTTTAGACATCATGTCACATCTGTACTTTTTCCCTGCCCTGTCAGGTACTGGGGAGGAGTGGTGCCAGAGAGGTGCAGGCAGGCCCATCAAGGAGAAGAGTGGAACTGTTTCTTTGGATATAGAGTGTTCCCGTCAATAAAAAGTGAGTCTGCAGTCTCGTTCAGTGCtgtgtaaaaatgcaaatactgtacatgctaAGGTTTTTGTGCTTCACCAACATATCTATATAAGCCAAAACCATCTGTGTGGTACATGTATAGCACACACATATGTACTATAATTTTAATCTTCCATTTGCCCTGCGCAGGTCCTGTGTTCGTGGTCCAGTGGCTCTTTGATGAGGCCCAGCTGACAGTGGACAACATCCAGCTAACGGGTCAACCTGTGCAGGAAGGCCAGTGGCGTTACATCCAAAATCTTGGCATAGAACTGAGGAACACACTCAAAGATGTCCCGTAGGTTTATGTCTCTGAATTCTAGGAAGATAATTTAAGTAAGATTTATTGCATGGAttcagattgattttttttttcctcctaatTTCAGGGCTATGTTTGCTCCAGCGTGCCTATCTCATGAAGTCATCACCAGAAAGTGAGTATGATTTAATTTTCACATCTCCCTTTTCAGTGTATAATTATCAGGGGACATTGAACTTTGCACTTAGCATGTTTTACCTGTGAGCTGACAGCGCCCCCTTGTGTTGTATTCTAGTTACTGGATTGACGTGCAGGTTAAAGGCACCTCCTTGCCCCGAGCGCTGCACTGCTGGGACCGGAGCCTCCACGACAACAGGAACAACAAAGCCCCTCCCAAAGGCTGCCCTGTACATTTGATCGACAGCTGCCCATGGCCACACTGCAACCCCACCTGCCCGACCATCCGAGACCAGTTCACAGGACAAGAGATGAATGTCATTCAGTTCCTCATGCACATGGGCTTTGATGTGCAGAAGATGGCTCAGCAGCAGGGCATGGACCCCAGCAAGCTACTGGGCATGCTCAGCAGCGGCAGCTAAagggacacacatacactcagcaTCTCCAAGCTAAGCCCAAGCAGGGCTGTCTGGTGTCTCTGGCCAGTCTCCCATGCCTGATACCTCCAACTACCAATCCACCTTCACAACCCATTCTACCTATGGTCTATTCCCCTCTGACCTCCTGTTTACTTTAGTTCAAACCTCAGTCTTACAAAGGGGCTTAGATATTGTCCCACAATCCCTTTCCTCACAATACTGGTGACAGGTACAGGGGCAACATGCCACCTTGACAAGGCACAACTCTCTGCTACTCTCCATTTAAATTATCTTTTgctttgtaaaagaaaaaaatatcacgAATGTAATCCAGTTTTAAGGATGCtcattgatgttttgtttttttttaatataattttcatCCTTGCATATAGATTATATTTagtcattgttaaaaaaaaaaaaaaaagcaagaaaaagaagaaaacactaCAATGACGTAAGGATGCTGTCTTTGTTAAGTAGTCACTATAAAGAATATAAGGGtatcattttcaaaacatttcaaaacagttttATAGTTCGGTTCTGCAAACATctcaaacatcaaaaaaaaaaaaaaaaagggacgtATGAGAAGTTGAGAAAAGCACTGGATCAGAAAGGAAATTTTATATTTACCTCTAAAACAATGGCAAGAATGATAGAGAGAGACAAGTGATGCTAATACTCCTCTAATcaacttaacacacacatacatagtaGGGCTACAGAAATTAAACCTACAAATATCAGATGTTATTCCttactaaagaaatgaaaagaaaaagacagacaatgCTCCACCCAGTCTTTACATTATTGTTATCATGGGATAAACAGAAAAGGTCCCTGTAACTCATTctggaaagaaatggaaaagtgGCATATTTTCGACAGCTGTGAAGATGCCATCTTGTCCGGTTGAGTCATGTTCTGAAACAGACTGTGGTGCTAAAGTGGACCTGGAAGCACTTTAGCGTCTATCAGTAGCTACACATACACCACAGTGCCATTACATATAGCCTATACCTCTTTCTCAAAGGCCACATCATCACAAGAAGACTGTTCAATCAGTGGGTACATGCTCATGTTAGGTCACCTCAGTAGTTCAGCAATCTTCAGATCAATGCAATGAACATTTAAAGGGAGACAAATAttgtgtattgtatttttttttttgttttgagtatTTGTATAGGTTCTTTCAAGTGTTCACTATTGCAACTCCCTGCTTATATTTCAAAATAGAGATCACTTTTTAATATAATGACAATGTTGTATGTAATGATGTCTttataaatgatgtttttaaaggaCCTCTATTTCGCATCACACCAGAGAAGGAAAGGTATTACtaattgtaattttattctgtaacatattttttaacagaaaaaactCAAGCTACATTggtaatttacatatttattttgttatgtaaATCATATTTATAAGTGCTATTTTCACAGAGAAGTGATTctttgtaaattgtaaatacattgctgttttttctctttgtgttgaTTGCATGTCTTTGTATCAGAcctaaaagaaaagacacattacATATACTACAAGGTAATGCTGTGCAGtcttgttattattgttatgattATGCCTATTACTATTGTTATCACTATCAACACCATCAGTAAAAGTAGCAGTAATAGAAGTACAGTGTTGGTATTTACACAATTCTCATTCCTATTTTACAGTCACAGTACAAAAGGCTTTAGCAGGAGGTAAGTTCACCAGCTCCCTCAGGCTGCCATCACAGTCTGTCGCTATTTTGACACATCTGATCATGGATATGAGGCTTAGTGTACGCACACTGACTATCAAGGGTTTTTTAACACCTTGTATTTTAGCAGTTTCTGTTAAATCTCAAGCAAAGTAGTCAATCCcctaaaatgagaaaatatttcagattaGGTATATAAGTGAAttgagaaatgttttcatttaactgcaATTGACTCATAACTAATAGGAAAGGAACTGATATTCTCAAACTTAAAACAATCAGTCTACAATATTTTTTCCAGTTCTGCAGCACAAAAGGTGATATTTACTAGCTAAAGCTTCTCTGCGCTGTGTAAAAGGTCACTTTGTCATGCTGTGACCCTTATTCAGCcatgtctttttgtttgatACACTCACTGTCTTTATGATAATTGACTGCTGTTATTTATCCATGAGCTTTTACAATTTGACTTTCAATCACCTCTTCGCACATACACTCACACGTCGATAAAAGGCCTGCGATTAGTGCACATCCCGCTCTATTTCCTGAGTCACAGCCATCTTTACACACAATCATCAACTTCTGATTTTGTTGCAGGTTTAAGTATGATGTCGTCTCAGTTTGGGCCACTTTAGCAATTTACTTGTAAACTTATGTGTCATGAGAATTATTTTCACcaataatgaataattttttgtagtttttcatCACAAATTAAAACCTTATACCTAGAAAAATCTACATTTCAGACCCTACTGGCACTAATTTACGGCAGGtgaactacaacattaaaagaATACTCCACCGATTTAGCTGTGATGTTGTCAGACTTACCTTGAacaaggattaaaaaaaaggatagaaacagaatattacatattttgcaTTCAATATTCCTCGCATTCTTCCTCCTTGTCAAAACATGGCGCAAACATTACCCACCATGCAACTTGACCCCTGGTGGCTTGGTTGGAGATTTGGGTGTGTTAACGTTAGAAGTAGCTAATGTAGCCTGCTCCCACTAGCCTCAAGCTGAAAAGAGGAGTGAAGCTCTTCTCTGTCTAATTCCACACCCCtacattcttttcattttcaaatttatatCTGCAGCTACAAAAGGCTCAAtacaaatgttttcacatcatgcagactttgatttttaaaatcgGTGGAGTACCCCTTGAAGAACATAAAAGGCAATGCCTGATTGTAACTATATTTATTGGACAAATATGTTATCTACAGCAGACAATTAAAGTCATCTAATTAGTAAGGGTAATCTAGGCCATTTCCAATAAATTACAAAGATAGAAAAGTTTTTTATAactattctgtatttttatatattttttcataatatgatatttacaaaaatgtactGCATAGGATTTAGACAATATAGTCTTAATATGATGTGTTCAAAAACTTCAGAAACCATTTGACATGACTTCAAAAACTATTCTAGTTGGTGGTTTTCTGTAAGAATCACCTTGCACACTGTAAATCAAAAATCATGGCATACTACTATCACAGGTTCAAGTATTTTAAGTAACTGCTAATCAATTTCCACTTCCCTCTCACATGTATAGCTCAAATCTGTCATCACTTGTGTATAATCATCCATCTGGACCTGTATGTAATTTCTGTCTCTAATGGGAGTCTAAGACTGCCCCCCCTGTCATTACACTGCATATAAATGCCAGTTTCTTACTGAGGGTAGCTCTGACTCAGCCTCTCTGGGTGCTCCCTAGAAATACGACTCCCATGCTGCCTGCCACATGTAGCCTCCCACCCCTCTGTGGAATATAGACCCCCTATTTATAGACCTGGTGAGGCCTGTAACCCTGGGCTCGGCACAAACTTTCATTCAAACAGCCACCCATAGCAATCCAAAGagtgcacactgacacacacaagacacataGGGAGTGGGAgggtgtgtgcttgtgtgagcAAGAAAGAGTGGGAGACCAAATCCAAGAAGCATaggcagacagaaacagcaAGACAAAGAGCAAGAGACAGAGCCAACAGTTTGAGTGATCTTCACAGACAGTTAAGGGCCTACAGTAAAGAAATTACAAGGATCGAATCATGGAGTAACGGGACTTGACTGACAGGACAACAAACTAGTCCACCTGTTCAGCGCCGAGGGCTATTGTTGGAAGATTGATCTCTGCATATGACTTACAGAGGAAAGCTTATTGGACAAGCCCTTACTTCACTTTAAACTTTGGATGCACTGGACAACTTGGTGAttgaagaaagaaagcaagGAAAAACCGAGATTTCTGAGGACATACACCCCAGCTTTGAGTAAGACCAGGATCATACTCTTATTCTctaacacaaataaaaaaggacagaaaCCAGTTTCATATAatttatagaaaaaaagatTCTATATGCATAGTTTATAGACGTGTGCAGCCAAGTTGTGACATTTGCTTAAAACAAAACTTGCAAATCAAAAAGGTAAAGGTCTTACTAAATGTCCTTTACaattaaaaactacagtacaAACTTATACATAACAGTGTATAAATGTAACTTAGGCCCAGTGCTGTAATTACAAAGCAAGTCCAGGGTAAAATTataagggaggaaggaaagggTGAGGTCTGTGACGAAAGAGAACAGTAGGCCGCAAGGACGccaagacaaagaaaaggacATTGAGAAGCCCACCAAGAAAGACAACTGCTTCTGGgggacaacaaacacaccatggATTCTCATGGAGGACACTACCTCAACAAAGATGCTGTGTTGTCACCTTTAGGTGCAGCACGAATGTGCCAGTTGCTACTTGGCTGCACTATAATGGCCCTTGTGTCCCACAGTGCAGGTTACAGCGCCACCTATGGAACcttctgcatgtttgtgtggtgcttctgctttgctgtgacactggTCGTGTTCACCTTGGACATTACACGGCTCCACACATGCATGCCCATTTCCTGGGATAACTTCACTGTGGCCTTTGCAATGCTGGCAACTCTAATGTACATCACCGCATCTGTGGTCTACCCTGTTTACTTCCTCCAGACAGAGTGCCCTGATGAAAGCTGTGAGGTTCAAATCTATCGCATTGCTGTCACTGTCTGctcctgtgtctgctgtttccCCTACGGATCTGAGGTATTCCTAACTCGAGCCAAACCAGGGGCTGTGGTGGGTTATATGGCCACTGTGTCTGGTCTACTCAAGGTGGTCCAGGGTTTTGTGGCCTGCATCATTTTCGGGGCTCTTGCCAATGACAGCGAGTACAACCTCTACATTGCTACCCAGTATTGTGTAGTGGTGTACAGCCTGTGCTTCTCTGTGACTGTGATAGTGGTCATTCTGACTGTTTCTGGAAGGACCTCAGCCCTGCGGTTCCCCTTTGACCGATTTGTAGTTGTCTACACCTTCTTTGCCGTGATCCTCTACCTCAGTACCGCACTGATCTGGCCCATCTTCAGCTTTGATAAGAAATACAGCACCGCTACTCGTCCTGAGGACTGTCCACGTGGAGAATGTCCCTGGGACAGTAAGCTGGTGGTGGCAGTTTTCACCAATGTCAACCTAatcttatattttattgatcttGTTTACTCCCAGAGGATTCGCTTTGTCTCCAGCTCTGCTGTCTGAAAAATGTTACCCCCTCAAGACTATTAAGCCTCAGAGACAAATAAAGAAGGTCTGAACATCCAACATGCCCTCAACAGTCAGGTCTCTGTAAAGATCTCATTCCCTTGAATCCATGAATTTATTGTTATGTATgtgtaacattttttattatcagtattCATTATTATTCTAGTATTAGGCCTCTGTACTAGGTAACAAAACTACAGTATTTCAGGCCTTTCTCCAGTTCTGCGGGGACCTACCGGGGAGAGCATGCCAGGTGCACCGTTGAGCTGATCTCAGCAACCTTGTCCACAGAGAACTCTGGGAAACATGTCCATCTCAGCACCTTCCACTCCAAGTTCCTTTGGTGGTCTCAAACAAGACATACCTATGCAAGTGTGTGATAGTGATTAGAGTATCAGAACAGTGCTATGTCAGATAGACACCCTCAGTCTTACAAAGACTAAgcaatttatttaattgtatttaaaaaataaaatgtctcatAGAGATGCATAGTATTAAGTCTACAGTATGCACTGAATGTAGCTTTTGGTTTTGGCTTTAAAgccattttgcttttgttttttcccaaTTCATATTATATTCCTCATACATGTAATGTCAACAGTTTGAGTTTATTAGGCTTTTCCTGTTATCCACTGAATGTTAAATGTATCTAATACGTGAACGTTTTTTGAAGGCAAAAGTTTGACAACAGTATCAAATGGATTATTTGCGATAAGCACAATTATGCAGTGTTATATTTCTTAATTTGTTTCTGACATGTTCCatgtttaataaaatatcaaatagtTGGCTATGtatgtcagtctgtgtgttgttCTTTTTGATTACTCTACCTTTTATTTACATGAGGTAGCTGATATGTGAAGCCTTGCTTTCACCTGTCAGAAGACAGAAGACTCTTATGGGCTTTTAAGGTTCAAAATCGAAATTGAAATTGTTTGTGCTAATTGTTAATAATAAGTACATTTGATCCATAGCTTGGTTAAATCAAATTAGCACACACTATTTCTCAAAAGCCTTCTATCTATTTTGTGGGCTGGACGAGCGCAGCCACATGGCCTTCCATACCCTTTACCAAACTTAGTTAGCAAAGCTTTACCAAAGATAGTTAGCAAAGCTTTACAACCATACTGGTGAATATTTTAGCAGCTTCAATGTCGAGTGTGTGAGGCTGACATAAATGAACAAGACCAAGAAATATGGAGCATTGattaagtaaaagaaaacacaggcaaCTTACATCTGTTAACTAGGTTACACGTTGCCTCCCATTGGCTTTCTGGGTCAGGATAACATGTCTGTCTCCATTCCCACACTGTCTTCAACATGCCTTTCAAGCTTTTCACCAGTAGATGATAGTAAAGTACCGTCAACTTACCTACCCCGCGGCATTACCTGATGTAACTGGCTTTTCGGCTTTATATAACCCAGCCCACTGTTATCGTTCTGACAGCAGTGATTGGTCAAACGTGTTGCGTGTTGGCCAAACGTACAGATTCATTGGCTTTCTCGCTTGTCAGTCAAAGATTTCCCCAAGGTACAGTATGGTACAGCGCGAGCCAACCCGGGCCACGTTGACAGTGTTGTAACTTCAGGTGTCTTTGTTGAACGGTTGTTGTATCAGTCGGTGACTCGGTGAAGTTAGGGGCTCTTCGATATATTCGTaagtttttttcattacataCACATTCAGTGTTAGTTGttatttctgctgtgtgtttgtgtgtttagaaaTGTTGCTTCGCTTAATAAGGAAGTTGGAGTTTGTTTACAACTGTAGCACAACATAGCTAAAAGCTGCGAGCACATCCGTTTTTAGACTTAGCCAATCATATATCTTTTTTAAGATGAAATGCATTAATGCCTACTAAAGTAACTGTTTTcaactcttcacacacacaggtagaatGAGTGTGGGTTTCATAGGGGCGGGTCAGCTGGCCCACGCTCTGGTGAGAGGCTTCTCAGCTGCAGGTGAGTGAATCATACTTTCCCATGTGTGTATTATTCAGAATTGACTTATGGTGTTGATGTATGTTGATTGcagtcacacactgaaatgatttCTGGACACTTTTTCATCCTTCAAGGCGTGATTGCCACCCACAAAATCACAGCCAGTTCCCCAGATACAGATCTCCCAACAGTGCAGGGACTGCGGGTGGGTAGACAATTAGGGATAGGTATTATTAATTGCTTTGCTTGCACATAATGTATTCCCATGTGTACTTCTGTCAAGTGACATACTGAAACCCATGTCATTTGTACAGAAATTGGGTGTGAACTTCACCACCAGCAACAAGGAGACAGTGAACAAGAGTGATGTTCTCTTCCTTGCTGTGAAGCCCCACATCATTCCTTTTGTACTGGATGAGATTGGATCAGACATCGAAGATCGTCACCTTATTGTGTCCTGTGCGGCAGGTGTCACCATCAGCTCCATAGAGAAGGCAAGTCATAGCCCTCTGCTTTCCCACATTACTTACAGAATAGAAATAGTTAATAGCTGAAGTAGAAGAATGgtcaaatgtctttttaataaCTCAGTCCttaattattttgcattatCTTGGATTAGACAATAGTGTGTGCACAGTATCTAGCCTAGAGGTATGTTCAGTTGAGAAATGTGGATATGATGTTCAGCAGGTAgatgctgtttttcattgtaaaattgaaatgaaacttGGATCCTGAACAGTGCTTTTAAAACCAGCAAAACACGTTTAAACTGTAGTGTAGCACAACATAATTATAATTGAAATCCCTGATGACATTGTTATGTATCTCCCAGCTCTGGATGATAAATAATTTTGGTAAAATTCATGTCTTTAGTAAGTAAGTTCAGCCCTCGGCTGTTATGAGTACACTGCCGCACAATTTTAACACAAGgttctctctgtatttttcatGGTCTGATCTCAGCAGACCCTCCGGCAAAACAGTCACATGTTGTAACATGACATTGGTTAGCAGCTTATGAATATATAAAGTTAGATTGTTTAATCTTcataaatgctaaaaaaaaattcatggcACACGAAAGCAGATGCAACTTCAACCCTtagtatatttttatatgaattt
This region includes:
- the LOC130185907 gene encoding myeloid-associated differentiation marker-like protein 2, whose product is MDSHGGHYLNKDAVLSPLGAARMCQLLLGCTIMALVSHSAGYSATYGTFCMFVWCFCFAVTLVVFTLDITRLHTCMPISWDNFTVAFAMLATLMYITASVVYPVYFLQTECPDESCEVQIYRIAVTVCSCVCCFPYGSEVFLTRAKPGAVVGYMATVSGLLKVVQGFVACIIFGALANDSEYNLYIATQYCVVVYSLCFSVTVIVVILTVSGRTSALRFPFDRFVVVYTFFAVILYLSTALIWPIFSFDKKYSTATRPEDCPRGECPWDSKLVVAVFTNVNLILYFIDLVYSQRIRFVSSSAV
- the notum1a gene encoding palmitoleoyl-protein carboxylesterase notum1a, translated to MTAIRMVSSVLLLVLMQSGALCARRFRGGRNPQPRRAPPPPTYRADRSDTTESFPLDFTAVEENMDNFMTQVKNLAQSLYPCSAQKLDYDMKLNFLENTSVTCNDGSLAGYYLKESRGSRRWLIFLEGGWYCFNKENCDSRYDTMRRLMSSSKWPQTKTGTGILSPLPEENPHWWNANMVFIPYCSSDVWSGATAKTEQNGYAFMGSLIIQEVVKDLLNKGLDNAKVLLLAGSSAGGTGVLLNVDRVTEQLEGLGHTGIQVRGLSDSGWFLDNKQYHCTDCVDTVSCAPTETIKRGIKYWGGVVPERCRQAHQGEEWNCFFGYRVFPSIKSPVFVVQWLFDEAQLTVDNIQLTGQPVQEGQWRYIQNLGIELRNTLKDVPAMFAPACLSHEVITRNYWIDVQVKGTSLPRALHCWDRSLHDNRNNKAPPKGCPVHLIDSCPWPHCNPTCPTIRDQFTGQEMNVIQFLMHMGFDVQKMAQQQGMDPSKLLGMLSSGS